TTCTTTTCCGGATGCCAATTCGGAGGCGCCACTGGTTGAGAGCAGCATCTGGCACTAACGATGCCAAGAACCCCTGGACTGAGTGGCGCCAATACGGGAGGCACCTTGCCTCATAGCCAATGCAACGAAGAGCAGACTTGGCGTACTCCTCTGGCGATGGTATGAATGGAGAATCACCCTTGACCGGGGACATCTTGGTAGCGACATACAGAGGGATCTGGACGATGATATATATAACCAAAATGAGTATATATATGAGAAGTGAGATATTCTCGACATATATACGTTTCTCAATCAGGCGTAAATAAAGGACCACAAAGTTATTAGTACTACTAATTCGAGTTTACCAAAAGTACTACTAATGCGAGTATATATATGAGAACCTTTTCCATTTGGTTCAATAGTACCAACTCTTGTTATATTCTTTTTGCTTGAAATTTTAGAATATGCATGGTCaaagtttctaaaattttagACATCCTAGTGATGAAAACCTATCTAGTTGTAGTATTTATTCATCACTACTGTAATTAACATATTTCTCCTAATTCTACAGTATGTAGAAATTAATAACAAATTGTCGACAGTTATCCCTAAATGGCACTTAAAGGTCAATAATATATGCAATCCAATAAGGAGCTAATAATTAGGGGTATAAAGAAGGTCTATCCTATCCACCTCCCATATAGGGTTACCAAGTTgtaatatccaaaaatcaataaAATGGACTGGACTACATTTACTGCTTATCCTATTTCTTGTTTGCGTGGTAACGCGATTCAATAACAAAGATCAGAGAGTAAATTTTATATAGCACATTAGTTCAAAACTTAACACAATCTCATCTAAGTATCAAATTTTTGAGAAAGGAGGTAGTATGCACTAATTTTCTAAAAGAAAAGCATGTTCTAAAAATTTATCAATTAACCTTACATGTTAAACCTTACATAAATATATACTGAAAATTAGTTGCTATTATTCCAATAATGTATCATTAGCTAGTATGGAACAATAAACTTGAAGTAATGAGGTATGAATGTAATCCTTACAGAAACGCTAGCAATAAGAAGGCGACAGCATTATTATTCATATGTACCTGGCATTGCACGTCTACTCCATATTGTTTGTATTCAACGCTCAAGCTTCGAGAAAATTTATCAACGTACCTAACAAAATGCATAGACAATAGTGTAAATTTTATCAGTTGCATTCAACAAATATGCAAGATAAATTTAGTTTGGTAGGTGAAAATTTTTACCTAATATAATGGTTTTAAGAACAAAGaaatgtattcctccaaattAAATTATTCATACAAAAATCAGGTTGTGTTTGGATGGGTTAAAATAGAGGGATAAAGTTTAGCCCTATTTGTGTTAATGAACCAAGCATAGACTAATCTAGGGTTAGTTAGGGCTAATGCTCTCTAACCATCAATTagaatgttttgcaaaaaaaaacatcaattAGTCCTCATCTGGGCAGTTAGCTAAGGAATTAGCTCGCATTTAATCATTCGAATTGGCATCCAAATAACTCGCAAGTTTAGCTCTCGGATCCAATCCGGACTTGTGCTAGATAATGCATCTGTCCTGTACCTTCCACGCTAGGCTTTGTACTAGATGGTACACTGATGGTTatcacactactagaaaataagAAAATAGAGCATTCGTCTGCGGCGCAGTTAGTTCCAACTATCTTTCAGCTGGTACTAACGCATACATTTAACATCAAGCTGAAGAACAGTGTCACAgagagccatttagtaccgactgtagccaccagccggtactaaagtgaTGGTAACTTAGTACCAGCTTGTGGCTACAACCGgtactataaatataaaggtgcATCTACCCCGATAGATCCCTCCCAAGCAGACGTTTGTTGGGTCATCATCAGGCAGCCCTgacaaccggtctgatcggtttgTGTAGTGACACTGCAAGATGTGCCGCTGCGCACTGCATGTTCAGTGCTCGGTGTTTTGCGGGTGGGTACCACATTTCTGCGTCAATAGTAGGCGACTAGGTTCTGCTCCTGAGGTCTTTAGTGTGCAGATGTACAATATTCTTGCCTTAAAGAAAAGGTGGTGACTTAGGATGAGCTGGTGGCTATAACCAGtactataaatatataaatataaaggtgTGCATGCCCCGATGGTCCCTCCGGAGCAGACGTTTGTTAGATCATCATCAGGCTGCCCAGACAAGATCGATTTGATCGGTTGGTGCAGCGACACTGCAAGATGTGCCGCTGCGCACCGCATGATCAGTGCTCGGTGTTTTGCGGGTGCGTACCACATTTCCGCGTCAACAGTAGGCGACTACATTCTGTTCTTGTTCTGGTCTTTAATGTGCAGATGAACAAGATGCTTGCCTAAAGAAAAGGGGAAATTAAAAATGGCTGCAGGGGAGCATGGGTCGCTTACGCTTTGGTCGCCGCGTAGACGGCGTAGAGCGGGAACGCCGGCACCACGACGGAGGAGCCAGAGCCGACGTTGACGACGGCGccccttcccctcgccgccatGAGCGGCAGGACGGCGCGCGTGATCCGCGTCGCGGCCTCCACGTTGACCCGCACCACGGCCTCCCACACGGGGCCGTCGACCTCGTGGAAGTAGGCGGCGCACGGGTACGTCGCGCCGGCGTTGTTGACGAGGACGCCCACGTCccggccctccacggcggccgccacccgcgccacgccgcgccgcgcggcgtcctccccggcggcggcgaggtcgaacGCCACGCCCCGCACCTCgcacgacggcgcggcggcgcggacctcCTTCCCCACGCGCGCCAGCTTGGCGGGGCTCCGGCCCACGAGGACGAGGTGCAGGCCCCGGCGCGCGAGCTCCAGCGCCACCGCGCGGCCGATGCCGTCCGTGGCGCCGGTCACCACCGCCCACGCCCCGTACCGGCCGGCCAGGTCGCGGCCCGGGCGGAGGAACGCGCGGTGCAGCCACGCGAGGAAGGCGGCCGCGGACCGGACCACGGCGACCAGGCCGAGGGCCACCAGCAGGGCGAACCAAACcggggccgccggcgacgaggacgatGACGCTAGCCATGGCGCCTGATGATCTGCAGCTAACAAGGCCACCATCTTGGACACTGCTTCCGTCGCTGACAACAGCACAGTGTAGCCCCGGCTACAAGAGGCCCTGCCACTGGCTGACGAGAGGCGTTTATGGCTGGAATGAATGCAAAAAAGTGAGCGGCCCAGCATGCTGCTCTGGCGCAGCAGGCAGCAACGACGCCGCGCGGCAGCAGGGCAGATCGGTGGTGGACGCAGGAGGAGGGTCCACGCATGCACGAACACTACGGCTTGCGGGAACGATCGATTTATAGGTGATCGAAGACGATTTCTTTTTCCATGTCGTCCAAACAAACTTCGGGAAACAGCATACATTTTTGTATAGAAATAGGCGAGTATGGAGTATTTATGATTAGAATACACACACGTACGTGCACATAGCTGTAGCGGTCCCTGTTGTCCGGGTGGCGCAATAAAAGTTTCGTATCAGACCAGCAACAACACAGGTACACCGGTTAAACAGATACACCACCGCCCAGATCAGCATACCACAGCCGCTAAGGCTATCTGCACTCGTCGTACTCTAAATTCAtcctctaaaaaaaatatattttgtcttagtcatcaagattctctactCTACATCCAATTTCACTGCACTCATTCATCCTATATATCATACTTTATATCAACTACCACGAGATGAGATCCACATATCAGATTTTTTTTACTACTCTATCTCCCTCCCCGTTCTCCCTCGCGCCCTCCCCTCTCTGTTTCTCTCTCGCCGGCGgtccctcctctcctccaatCGCCGGCGCTCTCTCTTGGACGGAGcggggaggccgaggcgagcacgccagcggcgggagccgccctgctccctccagcgccgcccaccctgccgccctccctcctcccggGCCGCGCGGGGGCGAGGCCTGCTCGTGCtcggccctctcctcctccccctctccgggcggcggcctcgagctcggtacCCGCGCGCGGCCATCCTCCTCCCTTGTCGGCGTCCGCCCTGGCCGGTGCTTCCCTCCTGTGCTGGAtccgcgggaggcggcggccggattcCGCTCCGCAGCGTGGCCCCAACCGCGGCAGCGGGCCTCACGGTGGCACGGCGGCCTGCGCGCAGTGTGGCCTCGCCCCCGGCAGCGGCgggcctcgcggcggcgcggaccttGGCCATCCCACCTGAgcccgccggcgtcgcccctTCGGTCCCTCCCCAAGCAGCGGGGCCATGGCGAGCGTGGTGGAGCGGCgggctccccctcccctcctcgttCCTCCCGACGGGCGGCGGGCAACGTGGGCAGCCGAGCGGGCACGTGGCCTCGCGAgcgtgcgggcggcgcgcggcgagcacgcggacggcggcgagcgcgcggcgaccatgccgcggcggcgcacggcggggcCAGCAGAGGCGCGtgacggggccggcggcggcgtgcggcggcaagGCCAGCGAACGCAATGCCTTGCAcgagcccctcctcctcctcgctccaccCTCCGCCAACGCTCCTCCTCCACGGTGTCGCTCgtccatggcggccggcgagcccgtgccctctccctttcccgccGCCCAACACGCGGCATGGCAGCGCGCATGCGCCGCGGCAGTGGCCCACGGCCCTCCCTCCCCGCCGGTGGACCCCCCGGCAAGGTGCGCGAGGCgctcctccggcctccctccacctcctccctcaATTTGGGGTgggccggcgcggaggcggccggcgagcaaGGAGGACGGACGGCCACACAGGCTGGACAGCGGGGGCGTGGCGGCCCTCCTCCCCCACGCTCGCGGGCGAGCTCCTTGCCGCCGCCACAGGGCAGCCTGCTCAACGCGGCGGAGCGGCCAGATCCGGCAACCCGGCCTGCGCGGCGACGAgtccggcgcggcgccgcctTGTGcagagctcggcgcggcggggcggtccggcggcggcggggcctcatgcagagcgcggcgcggcggggcctcGTGCACTCTGTgcgggctggcggcggaggCTTGAGCGCCGgcgcaggagcggcggcggtcggctgaggcgagcgcgagcgcgagcaCGGCGTCCCCTTCGGCTCCGTCTCTGGCAGGCGGGCGGGTGCGAGCGGAGCTGGGGCCGTGGCGGCGAAGGCGgttgcggggcggcggcggagctaggGCCCGCGCGGAgctgggcggcggaggcggaggacagCACGTGCGGCGGCTTCCGGCGGTtgtggtgcgcggcggcggaggccgagccCACCCGTAGCGGACGAACCGTACATCCGCTGGAAATTGCGGATGGCGAGCCGTCTAGGATCTTCCCGTATGCGATAGCGCACCCCGCTGCAGCTCTTTTTGCACTATATGCGTACTGCAGGGCAGGGTTGCGGACGGGTAGCGTCCCCGCTGTGGACAGCCTAAACACCATGTTGGAGTTGGGAAAAGCCTCGATACTGACAGACCGTCAATCAGCATAGAGTTATGCCGACATCAAGTTTCAGTCGCTGTAAGTGGCATCGGTATAGGTCGGACACTCTTTGCTGACGATGCTCAGATAGTATATTAAGATATATACCGATAAAcatttaaacacaaaaaaattatattgaCCTATATCATGTAATTAATAATCACAAAGCATTCACGATCAAAAAATTATGTCACAGATCAAATGAACAC
The genomic region above belongs to Panicum virgatum strain AP13 chromosome 8N, P.virgatum_v5, whole genome shotgun sequence and contains:
- the LOC120686497 gene encoding very-long-chain 3-oxoacyl-CoA reductase 1-like; this translates as MLGRSLFCIHSSHKRLSSASGRASCSRGYTVLLSATEAVSKMVALLAADHQAPWLASSSSSPAAPVWFALLVALGLVAVVRSAAAFLAWLHRAFLRPGRDLAGRYGAWAVVTGATDGIGRAVALELARRGLHLVLVGRSPAKLARVGKEVRAAAPSCEVRGVAFDLAAAGEDAARRGVARVAAAVEGRDVGVLVNNAGATYPCAAYFHEVDGPVWEAVVRVNVEAATRITRAVLPLMAARGRGAVVNVGSGSSVVVPAFPLYAVYAATKAYVDKFSRSLSVEYKQYGVDVQCQIPLYVATKMSPVKGDSPFIPSPEEYAKSALRCIGYEARCLPYWRHSVQGFLASLVPDAALNQWRLRIGIRKRNEMKALLEEKVFS